One stretch of Lottiidibacillus patelloidae DNA includes these proteins:
- a CDS encoding catalase, with amino-acid sequence MKEEQNKNQQNNKDETLTNRQGHPVTNNQSVRTVGDRGPTTLENYDFLEKISHFDRERTPERVVHGRGAGAHGYFESYGTVNGEPISKYTRAKVFTNTEVQTPVFVRFSTVVHGTHSPETLRDPRGFAVKFYTEDGNWDLVGNNLKIFFIRDPLKFPDMVHAFKPDPVTNIQDLERMFDFLCQTPESMHMVTFLFSPWGIPANYREMQGSGVHAYKWVNEEGKAVLVKYHWEPVQGIKNLSQKDADKIQGKNFNHATQDLYEAIEKGNYPEWELYVQIMEDGEHPELDFDPLDPTKLWYKEDYPWHKVGKMTLNKNPENYFAEVEQVAFGTGVLVDGLDFSDDKLLQGRTFSYSDTQRYRVGSNYLQLPINKPKKHVATNQSAGQMDYRTDYGKHSNPHVNYEPSLLGGLKEAKNPGKEHEPYVEGNIKREKISRENNFGQAGETYRRFNDWERDELIMNLVDALSGCHEEIQKRMVDMFTQCDADYGKRVAEGLKMAEKEMNKMEEAVQEAEEMGHPSDPY; translated from the coding sequence ATGAAAGAGGAACAAAATAAAAATCAACAAAACAATAAAGATGAAACATTAACAAATCGTCAAGGGCATCCAGTGACAAACAATCAAAGTGTACGAACAGTCGGTGACAGAGGCCCAACGACGTTAGAAAATTACGATTTCCTTGAAAAAATAAGTCACTTTGACCGTGAAAGAACACCAGAGCGTGTCGTTCATGGACGAGGTGCCGGAGCGCATGGGTACTTCGAATCGTATGGAACGGTTAATGGCGAACCAATCTCAAAATATACACGTGCAAAAGTATTTACAAACACGGAAGTGCAAACACCTGTATTTGTACGATTTTCCACTGTTGTACATGGGACACATTCTCCAGAAACGCTGCGTGACCCACGCGGATTTGCCGTTAAGTTTTATACAGAAGACGGGAACTGGGATTTAGTCGGGAACAACTTAAAGATTTTCTTTATCCGAGATCCGTTAAAGTTCCCAGATATGGTTCACGCTTTTAAACCAGATCCCGTAACCAACATCCAAGACCTTGAAAGAATGTTTGATTTCCTATGTCAAACACCAGAGTCGATGCATATGGTAACTTTCCTCTTTTCTCCATGGGGAATTCCAGCGAACTATCGCGAAATGCAAGGGTCTGGAGTCCATGCATATAAATGGGTCAATGAAGAAGGAAAAGCAGTGCTCGTAAAATATCATTGGGAACCAGTGCAAGGGATTAAAAACTTATCGCAAAAAGATGCTGATAAAATTCAAGGTAAAAACTTTAACCACGCTACGCAAGATTTGTATGAAGCGATCGAAAAAGGAAACTATCCAGAGTGGGAGCTTTACGTACAGATTATGGAGGATGGTGAACATCCAGAGCTAGACTTTGATCCGTTAGATCCAACAAAGCTCTGGTATAAGGAAGACTACCCGTGGCACAAGGTTGGTAAAATGACGTTAAACAAGAATCCTGAAAATTATTTTGCTGAAGTCGAACAAGTTGCATTTGGTACAGGAGTTTTAGTTGATGGGCTTGATTTTTCAGATGATAAATTATTACAAGGAAGAACGTTCTCCTATTCTGATACGCAACGTTACCGAGTTGGATCGAATTACTTACAACTACCAATCAATAAGCCGAAAAAGCATGTCGCAACAAACCAAAGTGCAGGGCAAATGGATTACAGAACAGATTACGGTAAACATTCCAATCCACATGTAAACTATGAACCGTCTCTGTTAGGTGGTCTGAAAGAAGCGAAGAACCCAGGTAAAGAACATGAACCATATGTTGAAGGAAATATTAAACGTGAAAAAATTTCCCGAGAAAACAATTTTGGACAAGCTGGTGAAACATACAGACGCTTTAATGATTGGGAGCGAGATGAGTTAATCATGAACTTGGTCGATGCGCTGTCTGGCTGCCATGAAGAGATTCAAAAACGAATGGTCGACATGTTTACGCAATGTGATGCTGATTATGGAAAACGAGTTGCCGAAGGTCTGAAAATGGCAGAAAAAGAAATGAACAAGATGGAAGAAGCTGTCCAAGAAGCAGAAGAGATGGGACATCCGTCAGATCCATACTAA
- a CDS encoding sensor domain-containing diguanylate cyclase, with translation MKNLLRNKKVKLSGLLTTLVSISVLLTIIILLISVHQSEREFMEETHLSLNYSKVKKISQTVDNLFVSMSMSLQEITNYIASHEGLTDDEIQEQLEIYRNSGRYFNSVAWVDQTGLVRNIAPSSVGLRGHRITTGVTKEILDNKTPALSDPYIAPTGRLILLISKPLYNSRGQYKGMIAGTIYLHEKNVLNEILGNDVIEENGSYYYVVGPEGNILFHPISKRIGENVKSNTVVEKIMQGKSGMEQVTNTNGIPMLAAYSYVPEIGWGVVQQTPVSFIDKVILSHHVKMILYMLAPFLIILMISILIARKLAAPFKNLAEIVNRVAEGKSVTIPDDQTHWNWEAEMLTKSARIAIKAVQENNERLMATATTDALTNIPNRSKLNTIMENLADINQVFSIVVIDIDRFKDVNDTYGHQKGDEVLKFLANMLKTASRKEDFYFRYGGEEFVLLLPQTKSKEAFLVAEKIRLKVEKTDSPVGSPITISLGIAEFPKNSGKLEELFSKADKALYESKLNGRNRTTIWNDKKSHSKNNKVE, from the coding sequence ATGAAAAACCTACTAAGAAATAAAAAAGTGAAACTATCGGGGTTACTAACGACTTTAGTCTCTATATCAGTTTTATTAACCATAATAATTTTGTTAATTTCTGTCCATCAATCTGAAAGAGAATTTATGGAAGAAACACATTTGTCCTTAAACTATTCAAAGGTTAAAAAAATTAGTCAAACAGTTGATAACTTGTTTGTCTCAATGAGCATGAGTTTGCAAGAAATAACAAACTATATCGCAAGTCACGAGGGACTTACAGATGATGAAATACAAGAACAGCTAGAAATATATAGAAATAGTGGTCGCTATTTTAACTCTGTTGCTTGGGTCGATCAAACAGGATTAGTAAGAAATATTGCCCCGAGTAGTGTTGGTTTAAGAGGGCATCGAATTACGACTGGAGTTACCAAGGAAATTCTCGATAATAAAACACCGGCACTATCAGACCCTTATATTGCTCCAACAGGTCGGTTAATACTTTTAATAAGTAAACCTTTGTATAACAGTAGAGGGCAATATAAAGGAATGATTGCCGGAACGATATACCTCCATGAAAAAAATGTCCTTAATGAAATACTTGGCAATGATGTTATTGAAGAGAATGGCTCGTATTATTATGTAGTAGGTCCAGAAGGAAACATTCTGTTTCATCCGATTAGTAAACGAATCGGAGAGAATGTGAAAAGTAATACAGTAGTAGAAAAGATAATGCAAGGAAAAAGCGGTATGGAGCAAGTGACCAATACGAATGGTATACCGATGCTTGCAGCATACAGTTATGTTCCGGAAATCGGTTGGGGAGTAGTGCAACAAACACCAGTTTCTTTTATTGATAAAGTGATCCTAAGTCACCATGTAAAGATGATCTTGTACATGCTCGCACCTTTTTTAATTATCTTAATGATTTCAATCCTTATTGCCAGAAAATTGGCTGCGCCATTTAAGAATTTAGCTGAAATTGTTAATCGAGTTGCAGAGGGGAAAAGTGTTACTATTCCGGACGATCAGACTCATTGGAATTGGGAAGCAGAAATGTTAACTAAAAGTGCGAGAATTGCAATTAAAGCTGTCCAAGAAAACAATGAAAGACTGATGGCGACTGCAACAACGGACGCTCTTACAAACATTCCAAACCGTAGTAAATTAAATACAATTATGGAGAATTTAGCTGATATAAATCAAGTATTCTCAATAGTGGTTATTGATATAGATCGCTTTAAAGATGTTAACGATACTTACGGTCACCAAAAAGGGGATGAGGTATTAAAGTTTTTAGCTAACATGTTAAAAACAGCATCCCGAAAGGAAGATTTTTATTTCCGCTATGGCGGAGAAGAATTCGTTCTGTTATTACCACAAACTAAATCGAAAGAAGCATTTCTAGTTGCGGAAAAAATCCGCCTTAAAGTAGAAAAAACTGATAGTCCAGTAGGCTCACCAATCACTATTTCTTTAGGAATAGCAGAATTCCCTAAGAATTCAGGTAAACTAGAAGAGCTGTTCAGTAAGGCAGACAAAGCTTTATACGAATCCAAGTTAAATGGTAGAAACAGAACGACAATTTGGAATGACAAAAAGTCACACTCGAAAAATAATAAAGTAGAATAA
- a CDS encoding DUF2785 domain-containing protein, giving the protein MKLSLAVISLGEAELKSILTELKSEKIHWQDVADKPRILKSMLDHIGTTDSELRDQLIYTTFYRLIVENNQIEIELLTELLDFSIDELLFKGIGEKDTDTVFTRAFTTLLIALILYRDNHENFLPPSTIFSVKEKLMKYIDWEKDLRGFIAGKGWAHSVAHVADTVDELVKNPKLNIDDYPEILRTLWRKILISSSVYVHGEDERLLTPILEMLERGLHILEIEKLLESLPNELKIQKEQMEDEKYFFLVFNIKLFLKTFHIKINGNAKLLPLQKKIEQSLEKIY; this is encoded by the coding sequence ATGAAATTATCATTAGCGGTTATTTCGTTAGGTGAGGCTGAATTAAAGTCTATCTTAACTGAACTTAAATCTGAAAAGATTCATTGGCAAGATGTGGCGGATAAACCTAGAATCTTGAAATCTATGTTAGATCATATCGGCACAACGGATAGCGAACTGCGCGACCAGTTAATTTACACTACTTTTTATAGATTAATTGTTGAAAATAATCAAATTGAAATTGAACTTTTAACTGAACTGTTAGATTTTAGTATAGATGAACTACTATTTAAAGGAATTGGCGAAAAGGACACAGACACCGTTTTTACAAGAGCGTTTACTACTCTCTTAATTGCACTAATTCTTTATAGAGATAATCATGAAAATTTCTTACCCCCAAGCACAATTTTTAGCGTTAAAGAAAAGTTAATGAAGTACATTGACTGGGAGAAAGACTTAAGAGGGTTTATCGCAGGAAAAGGTTGGGCCCACAGTGTTGCACATGTTGCTGACACAGTTGATGAGCTCGTGAAAAATCCAAAACTAAATATAGATGACTATCCAGAAATACTGCGAACTTTGTGGAGAAAGATTCTAATATCCAGTAGTGTTTATGTTCATGGAGAAGATGAGAGGCTATTAACTCCAATACTAGAAATGCTAGAAAGAGGATTACATATACTCGAAATTGAAAAATTACTAGAAAGTCTGCCAAATGAATTAAAGATTCAGAAGGAACAAATGGAAGATGAAAAGTATTTTTTCTTAGTATTTAACATTAAATTATTCTTAAAAACTTTTCATATTAAAATTAACGGTAATGCTAAACTGCTGCCACTCCAGAAAAAGATAGAACAGAGCCTTGAAAAAATCTATTGA
- a CDS encoding 3-hydroxybutyrate dehydrogenase, with product MCNDHKRVVIITGSARGIGFAIAASFAKNGDQPIIVDLTEEAVAKATTNLADNYDCEQVGYVTDITDSAAVKELVERVIARFGRIDIVVNNAGLQFISPIEDFPEEKWDLLINVMLKGPFLLTKYVVPHMKQRDFGRIINISSVHGRTASPFKAAYISAKHGVVGLTRTVALEVANNNITVNAVMPGAVQTELVENQLEKLANEDGITREEALHKHLLNKQALKRYIKPEEVAATTLFLASDEAASITGETISVSGGW from the coding sequence ATGTGTAATGACCATAAAAGAGTAGTAATTATTACAGGTTCAGCAAGAGGTATCGGATTTGCTATAGCTGCAAGCTTTGCTAAAAATGGGGATCAGCCGATTATTGTTGATTTAACAGAAGAAGCTGTGGCAAAGGCGACTACAAATCTAGCAGATAACTATGATTGCGAACAAGTTGGCTATGTCACAGATATAACAGATAGTGCTGCTGTGAAAGAATTGGTAGAACGTGTAATAGCTAGATTTGGACGAATAGATATCGTTGTAAACAATGCTGGGCTGCAATTCATTTCTCCTATTGAAGATTTCCCTGAAGAGAAGTGGGACTTACTTATTAATGTCATGTTAAAAGGACCATTTTTATTAACGAAATATGTTGTACCACATATGAAACAAAGAGATTTCGGGCGAATTATTAATATTTCATCCGTTCATGGAAGAACTGCATCTCCTTTTAAAGCCGCCTACATCTCGGCAAAACATGGCGTTGTTGGCTTAACTAGAACAGTTGCCCTAGAAGTTGCAAATAACAATATTACAGTAAATGCTGTAATGCCAGGTGCAGTACAAACGGAACTTGTAGAAAACCAGTTAGAAAAACTAGCAAATGAAGATGGCATTACTCGTGAAGAAGCCTTACATAAACATCTATTAAATAAGCAGGCTTTAAAAAGATATATTAAACCAGAAGAAGTTGCAGCAACAACACTTTTTCTAGCTTCTGACGAAGCCGCATCAATAACCGGAGAAACAATTAGTGTATCTGGTGGTTGGTAG
- a CDS encoding vWA domain-containing protein encodes MTISLTHSHQHAQVPTYGKEKNHLLVELKGNATKQVERSPINLAIVLDRSGSMTGNPLHYCKEAVKFVVSQLTDKDLLTVVVFDNEVETVFGPENVTHKDLLKHKIDQISTRGLTNLSGGLIQGCQHVLKQKEKDYVNRVIVLSDGQANRGVTDFNQLMMITDEYQSAGVTISTIGVSEHFDEEVMEGISEHGKGNFYFIDEVEGIPAIFAEELEGLLSVIAQNVTLAINPKDGVEVHKVFGYEPKQEEEGLKLNLGDMYANEVKSILVAYGIQAKPEGIHDIFDLQWSFVDITDGVKECKCKANVPIHYTTDLKILEAKPNAHVEKQVQITKSATIINEAMDFFDIGDIEAGKQLLHKQAVNMSIIAKEMNDEELLSESKILMEKLNNFEYSKKTRKELHHQRYRQMKRKK; translated from the coding sequence ATGACGATCTCTTTGACACACTCTCACCAGCATGCTCAAGTCCCAACATACGGTAAGGAAAAGAATCACTTGTTAGTAGAGCTAAAAGGTAACGCAACAAAGCAGGTAGAACGTTCGCCTATTAATCTAGCAATAGTATTAGATCGAAGCGGCTCAATGACTGGAAACCCTCTACATTATTGTAAAGAAGCGGTTAAATTCGTAGTAAGCCAACTAACGGACAAAGACCTGTTAACTGTTGTCGTGTTTGATAACGAAGTAGAAACAGTTTTCGGTCCGGAAAATGTCACACATAAAGATTTGTTAAAACATAAGATTGATCAAATTAGTACGCGTGGATTAACTAATTTAAGTGGTGGTCTCATACAAGGATGCCAACACGTCTTGAAGCAAAAAGAAAAAGATTATGTTAATCGAGTCATCGTTTTATCTGATGGGCAAGCAAATAGAGGAGTCACTGATTTTAACCAGTTAATGATGATAACAGATGAATACCAATCAGCTGGAGTTACTATTTCCACAATTGGCGTTAGTGAACACTTTGATGAAGAGGTAATGGAAGGGATTTCCGAGCATGGAAAAGGAAACTTTTATTTTATTGATGAAGTCGAGGGAATTCCAGCAATATTTGCCGAAGAATTAGAGGGTCTATTATCTGTTATTGCACAAAATGTTACTTTAGCGATTAATCCTAAGGATGGTGTTGAAGTTCATAAAGTCTTTGGATACGAGCCGAAACAGGAAGAAGAAGGTCTAAAGTTAAACTTAGGTGATATGTATGCTAATGAAGTGAAATCAATTTTAGTTGCATATGGCATACAAGCAAAACCAGAAGGAATCCATGACATTTTTGATTTACAGTGGTCGTTTGTAGATATAACAGATGGAGTAAAAGAGTGTAAATGTAAGGCAAACGTTCCAATTCACTATACAACTGATTTAAAAATTCTTGAGGCGAAGCCGAATGCACATGTCGAAAAGCAAGTACAAATAACAAAGTCTGCAACGATTATTAATGAAGCGATGGATTTCTTTGATATCGGTGATATAGAAGCGGGAAAACAGTTGTTGCATAAGCAAGCGGTGAACATGTCTATCATTGCCAAGGAAATGAATGATGAAGAATTATTGAGTGAGTCGAAAATTCTGATGGAGAAACTGAACAACTTTGAATACTCAAAGAAAACAAGAAAAGAATTACATCACCAAAGATATAGACAAATGAAGCGAAAAAAATGA
- a CDS encoding DUF421 domain-containing protein: MHWAVETVLIVVIGTIIMRIGGRKSISQMTIAQTVVIISIGKVLIEPVATKDVGQNFLIAAVMVAVLLSIEFIMLKSKTLKNIIGGKPVVVIQDGSQVRKNMRKLRMPKGELEARLRQHGIQSISDIEYATIDPNGELGFRWKKEKHPSTNEDIKQLHDRLERLENLIKERTLK, encoded by the coding sequence ATGCATTGGGCCGTAGAAACAGTATTAATTGTAGTGATTGGCACAATTATCATGAGGATAGGTGGAAGAAAATCAATTTCACAAATGACAATCGCACAGACAGTTGTCATTATTTCAATTGGAAAAGTTTTAATAGAACCAGTTGCCACGAAAGACGTTGGACAAAACTTTTTAATTGCAGCAGTCATGGTCGCTGTTCTATTGTCGATTGAATTTATTATGTTAAAAAGCAAAACGTTAAAAAATATCATAGGTGGTAAACCTGTTGTTGTCATACAAGATGGTAGCCAAGTACGTAAAAATATGAGAAAACTTCGCATGCCAAAAGGGGAGTTAGAAGCCCGTTTGCGCCAACACGGAATCCAAAGCATTAGTGATATCGAATATGCCACGATTGATCCGAATGGAGAACTAGGATTTCGCTGGAAGAAAGAGAAACACCCTTCGACGAATGAGGATATTAAACAGTTGCATGACCGTCTGGAACGACTAGAAAATTTAATAAAAGAAAGAACATTGAAGTAA
- a CDS encoding CBS domain-containing protein codes for MEKTNKMHISDEEKVERFEVAYNKIHTKLKELVGDTRLYASYSDILYQAKTRRNIVHHNYEMLKKFGHLRNTIVHEKLKENYYIAVPHLHIVEEIERICQHLWRPPLALSIASQPVKICHPTTSLKEILEIMHTNGYSQVPVYDEEGFLGLLTEGGIVKWISENTIAGLVEIEDVKAQEILPLEDEHNVHFISRKQTIYDLEDVFEKYYDNNKKLEAILITEHGRKVQRPVGIVTSWDLVEIDNTALLVSNHI; via the coding sequence ATGGAAAAAACAAATAAAATGCATATTAGTGATGAAGAAAAAGTAGAACGTTTTGAAGTCGCCTATAATAAAATTCATACGAAACTAAAAGAGTTAGTAGGAGACACTCGTTTATATGCTTCCTATTCTGATATTCTCTATCAGGCCAAAACTAGGCGAAATATTGTTCACCATAACTATGAAATGTTGAAAAAGTTTGGACATCTCCGCAATACCATCGTCCATGAAAAATTAAAAGAAAACTATTATATAGCTGTTCCGCATCTCCACATTGTCGAAGAAATAGAAAGAATTTGTCAGCATTTATGGCGGCCACCGTTGGCATTATCCATTGCCTCTCAACCGGTGAAAATATGCCATCCAACTACTAGTTTAAAAGAAATATTAGAGATCATGCATACGAATGGCTATTCACAAGTGCCAGTATATGATGAAGAAGGATTTCTAGGCTTATTAACCGAAGGTGGCATCGTAAAGTGGATTTCCGAAAATACAATTGCTGGATTAGTAGAGATAGAAGATGTAAAGGCGCAAGAAATCTTACCACTGGAAGATGAACATAATGTCCATTTTATTTCTAGAAAACAAACAATCTATGATTTAGAAGATGTCTTTGAAAAGTACTATGATAACAATAAAAAACTAGAGGCAATATTAATAACAGAACATGGTAGAAAAGTGCAAAGACCAGTGGGCATCGTAACATCATGGGACTTAGTTGAGATCGATAATACAGCGTTGTTAGTTTCGAATCATATTTAA
- the trhO gene encoding oxygen-dependent tRNA uridine(34) hydroxylase TrhO yields MKMDYQVLLYYKYVPIEDPEAFKEEHRALCEEIGLMGRILVAEEGMNGTVSGTIEQTEKYMQVMHEDSRFADMPFKIEASEGHAFKKLKIKVKPEIVNLSLEEDLNPNEKTGKHLSPKEFYEAMQDEDVVILDARNNYEYDLGHFKNAIRPDIEAFRDLPKWVRENFSEYKDKKVLTYCTGGIRCEKFSGFLVEEGFKDVSQLEGGIISYGYDPEVKGRLWDGKMYVFDERISVPVNRTEEATVVGKCCHCGEAEERIVKCGNPECNVHLIMCEDCEHEHKRACSTECQEHPWNRYVKEHEQTTK; encoded by the coding sequence ATTAAAATGGACTATCAAGTTTTACTTTATTATAAATATGTACCAATTGAGGACCCGGAAGCGTTCAAAGAAGAGCACCGTGCTCTATGTGAAGAAATTGGCTTAATGGGGCGCATTCTTGTTGCTGAAGAAGGAATGAATGGAACGGTATCTGGAACAATAGAACAGACGGAAAAATATATGCAGGTTATGCATGAAGATTCACGTTTTGCTGACATGCCTTTTAAAATTGAAGCATCAGAAGGTCACGCTTTTAAAAAGCTGAAAATAAAAGTAAAGCCAGAAATCGTTAATCTTAGCTTGGAAGAGGACCTTAACCCGAACGAAAAAACAGGTAAACATCTTTCTCCTAAGGAATTCTATGAAGCGATGCAAGATGAAGATGTCGTTATCCTTGATGCTCGTAATAATTATGAGTACGACCTTGGCCATTTCAAAAATGCAATTCGCCCAGATATTGAAGCGTTTCGTGATTTGCCGAAATGGGTACGAGAAAACTTTAGTGAGTACAAAGATAAAAAAGTTCTGACATATTGCACAGGTGGGATTCGCTGTGAAAAGTTTTCCGGCTTCCTTGTCGAAGAAGGCTTTAAAGATGTTTCACAACTTGAAGGTGGCATTATTTCCTACGGTTATGATCCAGAAGTGAAAGGTCGCCTTTGGGATGGTAAAATGTACGTATTCGACGAACGTATTTCCGTTCCAGTTAACCGCACTGAAGAAGCAACAGTAGTCGGAAAATGTTGTCACTGCGGCGAGGCAGAAGAACGTATCGTTAAATGTGGAAATCCAGAATGTAACGTTCACCTCATTATGTGTGAGGATTGTGAGCATGAGCATAAACGCGCTTGTAGCACAGAATGTCAAGAACATCCTTGGAACCGCTATGTCAAAGAACACGAACAAACAACGAAATAA